The Alteribacter populi genomic sequence GAAGAAATCGAGATGTTCGAATTACAAGAGGAGATACTAAAGCAACATGATCTCAAAAAATAAGCAACCGTTTGTATCTTGGGCAAGACTGATCAAAAGTTTTCAATATGCATCAGAGGGGATTCGCCATGCATGGTTGTATGAGCAAAACTTTCGCATTCATACGATCCTTGCAGGTATCATTTTAATCGCATCGCAGGTTTTTGGGATCAGTATTTATGAACAGGCTTTGCTTATCCTCGTTATCGGTGGTGTATTAGCGTTAGAGCTGATTAATACTGCTTTGGAGCGATGTGTGGATATGGTTACATCAGAATATA encodes the following:
- a CDS encoding diacylglycerol kinase family protein — protein: MISKNKQPFVSWARLIKSFQYASEGIRHAWLYEQNFRIHTILAGIILIASQVFGISIYEQALLILVIGGVLALELINTALERCVDMVTSEYNIKAKVIKDVAAGAVMVFSITAVLVGITIFLPRIIALFF